Proteins from one Hoplias malabaricus isolate fHopMal1 chromosome 2, fHopMal1.hap1, whole genome shotgun sequence genomic window:
- the capns1a gene encoding calpain small subunit 1a, with the protein MFTAKQIIGGLIDVVSNLGPGMFVPSDPPPPRRPLAYAEANESDEERQFRKVFQQLAGDDMEVSPGELMNILNKIITKHGDLKTDGFTIESCRSMVAVMDSDSTGKLGFHEFKHLWNNIKKYQAIYKQFDKDRSGMIGADELPGAFSAAGFPLNDQLYKLIIRRYSDESGNMDFDNYIGCLVRLDAMCRAFKTLDKDNNGTIKVNIKEWLQLTMYS; encoded by the exons CAACCTGGGTCCTGGCATGTTCGTGCCCTCAGACCCT CCTCCACCTCGCAGACCATTAGCGTATGCTGAGGCGAATGAGTCAGATGAGGAAAGACAGTTCCGGAAAGTGTTCCAGCAGCTCGCTGGAGAT GACATGGAGGTGAGCCCTGGAGAACTGATGAACATCCTCAACAAAATAATCACTAAAC ATGGTGATCTGAAGACTGACGGCTTCACTATTGAATCCTGCAGGAGTATGGTAGCTGTCATGGAT TCTGACAGCACAGGAAAACTGGGCTTCCATGAGTTCAAACACCTGTGGAATAATATCAAGAAATATCAG gCTATCTACAAACAGTTTGATAAAGATCGTTCTGGTATGATCGGAGCAGATGAACTGCCCGGAGCTTTCAGTGCTGCAG gttttCCTCTGAATGACCAGCTCTACAAGCTGATTATCCGCAGATACAGTGATGAGAGTGGAAACATGGATTTTGATAACTATATTGGATGCTTGGTTCGTCTGGACGCCATGTGCC GTGCCTTTAAGACTCTGGATAAAGACAACAATGGCACCATCAAAGTGAATATCAAGGAG TGGCTACAACTGACAATGTACTCCTGA